The DNA sequence tgcagtagagatacccagatgatttgagatactctcaataccaccatcggctctctcattccgggcagaggaatgttctctccgactatccgagcagagcctcgtagagagagtgtacctgggggtctttggccttgagtaaccagcaagtcttgGTCCGGGGGACCTGATTGCGACAGCTTGGAatctcaagcttccgctgttcttccccccagtctcagaccccgagactctggcaagatgcattccggtgatggtgggacaacatcgatgcctgcgtcttccctcttttgttgtctgttgagaatgggtctcaacaagaccaggttgtctgtcaacctttcaatggccctgagagctccactgggactatgcgcagaacggtttccggaccctctgcttcccctgacagaactcccgggagagcttctcccacggcacaggctactcaaacaaccacactgcaacatcctTCACGAGCcagggcatcgcttcggcttcatgcctggagacactacgcctccttctcaagaagagacaacccgctacagtcgcgggacggaggtcgcgtcatctgcgatagtcatcggcaggggtcttccaggcgaagtggagagtcttcggtggttggtgtcgtgggagatatacctcttcccttgaggcctcttctccagcaataacgatcttattgcctttcggcgggagaaaactcctttccgctctcggcaatgaagcctgtcgctcagcctttccctgaccttcaggctaaaaggaataactttttcctgcccgctggacctttcctcgctcatgcaaagctgcgaacgtccctgccctagtcggagtgagacctccaacttggagcatggctcggactttttagtcccttaagagatcttctcatgaccctttacgtcaggcctctgatcgcattccgtcttgggtctcctgctcactctggccgcggccagtgtgtaagcaatcttcttggtctcgtacgactccgccctttctaaggaatgggggaagccaacattcaggttcgctcctgagttgttggctagactcagaatcttggggtcccggcccttcggtccaattccttcaagatttcgagtcaccattctgtatctgatgtcccaaaaccttctccttcttgccagtaaaggaatcgagaggttagcttttgggaacagctgcagtttgtcctcagttgcagccggtttgggagcacaagaaggacacgggggagagtcaccagtatacctcttcagctcggactcaaggacattcatctcgacctgactccagaccctcccccgtcatgtcgccctacagcacgatgtcggatacatcgcaacgtccctcgctttcgattaatactactctgtgacgcaggtgctacaagctggagtctggaagcgtctaatgaccttcgcagcccgcttcctgcagggcgtgacccacaggagtttcgatacgttttctatcgctctgtggtggctacacaacagctggtctaacctcaggctcctttttggacaggtagcagaaggttgagggcattgttctcaggttttagtctgcatgaacgaaagaagtatgtctggcccttacctctttcttcatcatcccctctactgggaagcagcatcctggtctttgcatagctgacttcgaacctctgcaggtaaaccatgcttccttgtgttccgagtattgagtcaatactgtcgtgtcccccataccctgacgaggtggtattgggaacgtcctaacccagagttccttctggaactccaggtcaactgcctaggacgggtcacacttcttccttcacacacaagcttatgtaggccacacggttccttgcggagcaaggaacttgtgaggtgcagggactccttttctcgagtgcgactcactcggattctgagtccccgggtaaagccaaagccagtatggctgggaactttccaccctacctaaggggtaagtcacccaatgtaaatagcgtggtttgtatttcggttacggaacaattgacaaTTTCgaagataatatgtatttttcctaaccatacaaaccttagctatttacacatatttgcccgccagccctgtcccccaagacaagtcctacctctaagtgaaagtgagcttcaccggtgtgtgaggggggggggggatagctagctaccactcccctaccactCCGCTAACTAgctcgggggtaatacaccctccttaaattctaatggctcgccatttcagctacgctaaaaggtaaacccaatgtaaatagctaaggtttgtatggttagggaaaatacaaattatcttcgaatttgtcatattattatattttttttaatgtattgttaTATTTTTGGTCCTACCCATTGTCTAAcgacattttttttattgcagcaCGCCTTACTCCCTGTTGGGCTGTGGatggcatttggacactaggcagttcgggtgctacctctggccacagtccgtaaaccactacataatttttggtgcccagacccgggacacACCTACCTATAGGGATGGTATCGTCATCGAGGAAACgtcgaaaggctaagaagagcctgagctggGATGTGGAGAGTCTGGTCAGGATTGTTAGTGACCTGGCagctcaggtcaagtccctgacacttcaagtggcggccctgaagaccgTTGAGCCGTCCCCAACGTGCCACATCTGTGGCGTGGTGTCTTGTAGTAGTACTGTTACAGGGGACTGTATGTGATGGTATTCCTGTGGGTTGACCCCCCTCTAACCTGCTGCCGTTATAAGGGGCATAGTCACTCTAGTTACTACTGCCCTTAAAACCACAGGGAAATCACtccactatttttttttagaaggaGGACGTTTGTTAAGTCGTTAgctgtttttttgggggggggggctggaagagagagagagagagagagagagagagagagacccgtagtTTATCGCCTTGACCCTATGGTTGCTCCAGAGCAGTTGCTAACAAAAAGCTTTGATTAATCAACAAATGCTTATGCCTTCAGTGCACCTTATGTAATGCACTGTAGGTATTATTTAAGGGTCTTTTTAGTGTCCCTTCTACACATAGTTGGCCCCCACTTTTTGGCCTTCTTGAATTCACTCCAttcccatttcctttcttccatcttgctgtccaaactCTTCAACATATGACTTAACTGTGCAATAGTATGGAAACCCTTGTTGTAACTAGAATGGTCTCCCTGATCCCAGTGTACACACATCAGTTTGATTATTACATTAGAATACAGAAAAGGTTTCATATTTCTACCTCTGCCCATAGTTGCTCCTACTTTGTAGCCTTCTTTACTCACCTTCATTCCCTCTTCCTGTGTTCTATTTTGCTGTTCAAAGTCTTTTTGATTTCACTTCATAGTTGCAATGGTATGGTTACCCCTGTACTACTTCAGTGTAGAATGGTCTCCCCAGGCTGTGTCCACAAATCGATTTGATTATTACATTGAAATACATGAAAGGTTTCATATTTTCAACTTTCCATTAGTATTCATGTATTTTTATAAGCTTTCTTCAAATGTTTACAATTGTACATTACCCCTAAAACTCTCTGAACATTCACAGATAAACGGACTCATCAACGACCTGGGCCTCGAGCAGGTGCGACACACGCGAGTCAAGGACCTGACGTTGAGCGAGAGAAGGCGGCTAAACGTGGCCTGCCATCTCCTCCTCGAGACGGATGTGATCCTCCTCGATCAGCCCACTCGGGGGATGGACATCTTCGATACTTTCTTCCTTGTGGAGTATTTGCGACAGTGGGCCTGCAGAGGCAGAATAGTGGTGagcgctgtatatatatgtatacataaatattcatcgaTATGTTTGGTATATAATTTCTGATCAAATAGCTACAACAGAGAATAGTATTCCTTCATCCTTATGACATTGTATGTCTGTTGTTCATCAAACCCTTACAGTTTCTTATTATTCATCCCTTATTGTCTCTCTCTTTGAATAACTtgtccatcatcatcaacattatctaGTTTTAATTCTTACCCATTTATTACAGCCAGACATTCTAACCCAAACACAATAATAAATGCATTTCCTTCACGACAGATCCTCACCATTCAACCGCCAACTTACGAGATCTTCACCATGATCTCTCGCGTCGCTCTCATCTCCACGGGCCGCCTCATGTACTTCGGCAAGAGGCGAGAGATGCTGCCATATTTCGCCTTCATAGAGTACCCGTGCCCTGCCTACAAGAACCCCTCTGATTATTATCGTAAGTAACTCGCCCACCACTTGGGGTCAGGGGTCGGTTTGACATGATTGTGAGACTCGAGAAAAGAGTCATTGATGGTTCCACTGATGTTACAAGAAGAATGGAGTAGCTGGAATAACATAGTAAATGGCATCGACAAGTTGAGTGACCTAAGTAGAGGTCACATATATCTAAAATGACCCAAGAAAAGAAGTCACTAGAGAGGTCACTCAATGCTTGGATGATGAAAGGGAAAATTCATTCGTAGGTTATGTTATGTAAGGAGAGGTCACATACAGCTAAATTTTATCAAATAATGACAAAAACTTTTGTGCAAAATTGACCCTAGAGCTAAGAGGTTCACGTTAGCTGAAGGAATGCTGAAAAGAATTTCTAGTTGTAGATTAAGCTAGCCTTATGTTAGCACTGGCTCTTGCTTTTGAAAAAGCTTTTGCATGAAGATAATCAATGATGCTGGCTACTTGTAGCTTTGATAAGGTTGTCAATGGACTAAGAGACCTGGTGTGGGTATTGATACATGTCCAACCAATTCAGAACAATCAAAATGGTAAATGGAGAGAGTAAAGGAAACCTATATAGCGATGCAAAGTTAAAAAGCAGTAGTATTGGTAAGTTGAACCTGTGGGTGAAGCTAGAGATTTAGAGCCTGGTGGACTGAGTTAATAAAGAGCCCCTCTCCTCCTTACCTTGGTGACTTGTTAGGAATTCTAAATGTATAATTACATCATTTTATTTTCTAACCCTGCTTTGGAGGCTTAATGGGCCATTTTCaaaaagtgcccccccccccctctgtccccCATTAGCTACACCAAGGGCTGAACCTCATCGAGCAAATTGTTATTATTCTAGTGCAGTAGTCAACCTTATATCCTTATGTAGCCCAGACCTGGAGAGGAATAGAATGGTAGAACAAGTGACAGACTTAAATTGGCCTCTTGATTGACGCACTGTAATAAGAATCTTCGAAAAAAATCGAGCGAGAGAATTTGACGGTGAGTTTGCGTGGTAGTGTTATTACTAGTCGGCTCAAGAGTAAAACCAATGGTAGCTCACTGTTTAAAGGATTAGATTAATTATGTTTATAGGAACACAGAGGAAGAGAGAGCTTGCCAGAGTTCAGTAACATTAAGTATAGTACTGTATGAGTAGGTCTTGTATGAATAATAAGTTcattgaactaaggaacctccgtaacgaggctataatattgataatcataagttcattattattattactgtattagctaagctacaacaggatgctataagctcaagggttacaacagggaaaattagctcagtgaagaaaggagatgAAAATATGAATAAGCTAAATTtgtaaagtaatgaataaagaatatgaaatatgagaTCAGTAACTACATAAAacgagacatgtcatatataaaatatgaagacagACTCATGTTAGTTCTGTTGtggttattttaatagttcattatttctaaCGCTTGATAAAGATTATTCTTATACAGTAACAATGTAgcaataatttataattaattataCTGATTAATATGAATTATAGCTATCAATGAAAATGACGTTTCTTGCCTCAATTCTAAACGATCTGCTTCCCTTTCAAGTCGATCTCGTAACCCTGGATGACCTGAGTGCCGAGGCGATGCTGGAGTCTTCCCAGCGCGTGGAGATGCTGGCGGAGACGTTCCGACGTCGCCAGGAGGCTCTCAGCGACCCCGGGTCCCCGGGGCCGCTTCCCGAAAAGGTCCGCAAGGAGAACCTGTGTATGCAGCTCCTCGGATTGTGGATGTGAGTAGTAAAAGTCTTTTGAGGTTTGTGAGATAGAATGGTTGCTTCATCCTTATCATAATAATCGTAAAGACCCTTAGGTAAAGAGCTTCGACCAAAGAACCTTTCAGAGGTTTGAACCTGCGTGTAGTAAAGACTTAAGAACGACGCACTTTTGGAATGCATCACGTTCTCTTATCACATTGACTAGGGTCATTTGTTACACTATATGATTTGTATTGTAATAACAATTTTTTCATATTGATTCTGAAATGATTATTGCAAGTACAGTATTAAGAACGTGCATATTTGTAGGATACTTCTGATTGCAATATGTTCAGCCTTCTCGTATTTGGCTATTAATGCTGCAACATCCACTATATTTTCATCATTGACTTCATTAACAAAGAGTAAATAGATTTTGCTGATGATCTGAATTTCATTTTGTCTTAGTGCATCATCTCAAggaaatatttatacattttaccCTTTATTTTCCAGTCGTGCCATGATATATCAGTTCCCTTAGAACATGGTGCACTGGCTGCTTATGACGCTAGTGGCTGGCATCATGTCCGTCGTGGTCGGGTGTGTATACTGGGATGTGAGGAGTTCCAAGTCCCAGCACCAGGAAAGTGTCAACAACAGATCCGGCTTTCATTATTCCATGGCTGGCTTAGGCCTGTGGCCGGTTCTCCTCATGGCCATATCAGAAGTCTGGAGGGACAAACCGGCCGTTTCGAGAGATGTGAATGACGGCCTGTATTCCCGCGGTATATACATCATTACTAAAGTGAGTTGGTTATTCTCGAACTTTTTAACATGTACATGTACACTtgatgtgtgtaagtgtgtactgTAAGCGTTTAATAACCTGCCTTACGTTGATAGGTTCCAACCAGTGTTTATTTACATAGATTGAATTGTTGCcctatactgtacagtaaagaAATGTATATATTCCTTGTACACACACTAAACGAAAATTTCTTATGtcctgctatcattttataaaaatcaGATACCTATATTAGTaaacttccatgtgaagtacacTACTGTACAATGCAGCCCTTAATTATTGTTGTACGATGTTGAAATCGATGTGAGATCACGATAAATGACGTAACGGGAGTGCATTTTTTAACCTAAGGATGAGTAATGTAGATTTAGATCTGATGTACGTCAAACCAATGTACAGgggagtattaacccttttaccaccaaaggatgtactggtacgtttcacaaaactcatcccttcacccccatgaacgtaccggtacgtccttgcaaaaaactgctatataaatctttttttgcatatttttgataattttttgagagacttcaggaattttccaagagaatgacctctctatgacggaaattaaggctgttagagcaatttaaaaaatgtatactgcaaaatgtgcttgaaaaaaaataacccctgggggttatgggttggaaagtttcaaaaaacctgggggtaaaagggttaaagaacctAAATTTGAGATAACTTTGAATGAACGGTAAAGTTCAATGCGACACGAAATCATTTATTGGACTTCTAAATCAAGAATCTATTTAGCGTCGTAGCTGTGATTCTCTTAATTTTTCTTCCAGATTTGCTACAGTTTCTTAGCAGCGGGCGGTGTTTTCTTAGCGTACGTCCTGCCAGCGTACACCATGACGGGTTTCCCGTCGGCGGAGAAGTTCTACGTGTACATTGGTTACATGCTGTTGTATTTATACGCCGTGCGCGCAGTTGCCATTGCGACGGCTTGCCTGTTTAATACGAGGCATACTGCGGCCATGGCAACTGGGGTTGTGCTGACGGTGGCCACCATAGGTGCTGGATTTACAGTTCATCCTCGGGTAAGTTTTGTTTCCTGAATTCGCTGTAATGCAATCCTTGCTCGATGTTTTAGCTTTgactaattgtttttttattttgtattccctCAGCTAGATATTCTACAGTAAATCGATTGGTAAGCAAGTTCATGTCCCCTTCATAGCTTATCCATACAGAGCAGTAGGTCCTCAGCTTGCAAACTTGCCTACCCTTAGCCAAAATTTAAAAAGATTGACTTACAAATAGATTCTTGGAACCTGTTAAGTTTTTAAGTTCAGGACTTTCTGTATTTTAGCGATGATGATGCTTATACTGTCTTTCGTTTCCAAAGTTTCATCAGAAAGAACTTGCCTTCAGTATGCTTCGATATAGTCTTAGCTCACATTCATAACTTGAGTGATCATAGCTCTGTCAAGCACATGACTTTCCGAGTGATGCACGAGAACGTTCTTAATGTTGTCTAGTGGTCAAGTAGCTTGATGTCCTAAATAGGACTTATTCTTACATTGGGAAACAATAGTCAGCATTCATTCAACCAATTAATAGATCCATTCGTTAATAAAATTTCACTTTCAAGACAATTAACAGCTTTCTATAGATTTGGCTTCgatttcatcatcaccatcatcatcatcatcatctcctcctacgtctattgacacaaagggcctcgtttaCATTTTGCCAGtggtctctaacttgagcttttaattcagtacttcaccagtcaccatctcctacttcacatttcatatttctcagccatgtaggcctgggtcttcccactcttctagtaccttgtgaagtcCAGTTAAGTGTTTTGGCTTCAAAGGAATATAATTGCTCACATGCCAGAGGCCTATTAAGTGTTATAAGTGATAACTTCTTTTACAACAAAGAAaaggtattatttttttataaatgcttAATGTATCCTAATTAAATCATTACAGGGAGCCTTTGTACTCTTTTTCTTTACATAATTTCATTGGTGAATAGAATTAAAGCATTGTTTGTAACCAAATGAGTATTACCTAATAAACTGTAACTATTATGTGCTATATAGTTTTTGGAAACAAACGAACTACAAAGCCC is a window from the Palaemon carinicauda isolate YSFRI2023 unplaced genomic scaffold, ASM3689809v2 scaffold75, whole genome shotgun sequence genome containing:
- the LOC137637445 gene encoding LOW QUALITY PROTEIN: ATP-binding cassette sub-family G member 8-like (The sequence of the model RefSeq protein was modified relative to this genomic sequence to represent the inferred CDS: substituted 1 base at 1 genomic stop codon): MKHMRSSWDSSQPVGLRSSTHLKINGLINDLGLEQVRHTRVKDLTLSERRRLNVACHLLLETDVILLDQPTRGMDIFDTFFLVEYLRQWACRGRIVILTIQPPTYEIFTMISRVALISTGRLMYFGKRREMLPYFAFIEYPCPAYKNPSDYYLDLVTLDDLSAEAMLESSQRVEMLAETFRRRQEALSDPGSPGPLPEKVRKENLCMQLLGLWIRAMIYQFPXNMVHWLLMTLVAGIMSVVVGCVYWDVRSSKSQHQESVNNRSGFHYSMAGLGLWPVLLMAISEVWRDKPAVSRDVNDGLYSRGIYIITKICYSFLAAGGVFLAYVLPAYTMTGFPSAEKFYVYIGYMLLYLYAVRAVAIATACLFNTRHTAAMATGVVLTVATIGAGFTVHPRDMSSWTWPTLWWSPTRWLFREVNRYEFNNTNEFLCDRNPVLQDNLSVIQRKAPCGIVTGSQALRYMGLQEITLSDAYYPALFIFGAYLVGQIVTIFAFIFCKKPNQTKKYRTE